A part of Bacteroidia bacterium genomic DNA contains:
- a CDS encoding purine-nucleoside phosphorylase, whose protein sequence is MDNTFVEAFEYIKKQYKETPEVGIILGTGLGGLVSEIEIEKAIPYNFIPHFPISTVESHFGKLIFGKIGEKRVVAMQGRFHYYEGYTMQEITFPVRIMKLLGVHTLFISNAAGGMNKDYRNGDLMILDDHINLQTHNPLIGPNLSDFGPRFPDMSAPYDKELIARALDIANKKGYRVHTGVYVAVTGPNLETRAEYRFLHRIGADVVGMSTVPEVIVARHMSMRSFAISVVTDQCDPENLRPVSLEEVIAVASEAEPRLTDILSQLIKSL, encoded by the coding sequence ATGGATAATACGTTTGTTGAAGCCTTCGAATATATAAAGAAGCAATACAAAGAAACGCCGGAAGTAGGCATTATTTTGGGAACAGGTCTGGGGGGACTGGTGTCTGAAATCGAGATTGAAAAAGCGATTCCCTACAACTTTATTCCTCATTTTCCGATCTCTACGGTAGAAAGCCATTTTGGAAAACTGATCTTTGGCAAGATCGGCGAAAAAAGGGTCGTAGCCATGCAGGGGCGGTTTCATTATTACGAAGGATACACCATGCAGGAAATTACCTTTCCTGTGCGTATTATGAAATTGCTGGGGGTTCATACGCTTTTCATTTCCAATGCTGCGGGTGGAATGAACAAAGACTACCGCAATGGCGACCTGATGATTCTGGATGATCATATTAATCTCCAGACACATAATCCGCTGATCGGCCCCAATCTCTCCGATTTTGGACCGCGGTTTCCCGATATGAGCGCACCCTATGATAAGGAACTGATTGCCCGTGCATTGGATATTGCCAATAAAAAAGGATACCGTGTACACACGGGTGTGTACGTAGCCGTTACCGGCCCTAATCTTGAAACCCGCGCCGAATACCGGTTTTTGCATCGGATCGGCGCCGACGTGGTAGGTATGTCAACGGTTCCGGAAGTAATTGTTGCACGGCATATGAGTATGCGCTCTTTTGCGATTTCGGTTGTTACAGATCAATGTGATCCGGAAAACCTTCGACCAGTTTCGCTGGAAGAGGTAATTGCTGTTGCTTCGGAAGCAGAACCGCGCCTGACAGATATTCTTTCCCAGCTGATAAAAAGTCTGTAA
- a CDS encoding OmpA family protein produces MTIRPLSFFLILLSLVPVLSFAQKPDDFGIKSKKALNFYLDGMNFAQRRMRVEADKAFKDAVEIEPDFAHAHFQLGTNAYARKEYEDAKLHLEKAYEIAPTAFQNIEFYLGEVYFQSEEYAQAAKFYEIFLRSEKGRTQDIRKATLYLRNARFAAEAIQHPVTFDPVNMGENVNSVYDDYIPYMTADDNYLLFVSRRPESIGGYNASYGGYSEDFFYCEYKDGQWTPAKNLGPPINTSLNEGASAITQDGKVIYYTACNQPDGFGDCDLYYAFRQDDGSWSKGINLGPNINTRNKETQPALSHDGKTLYFSSARPDGMGMGDIWYSEFIDGKWSEAKNMGEPINTPGHEDGPFIHADGVSLYFSSNFHPGFGQSDLFVSYKNAAGAWSEPKNLGYPINTVANETNLFVNTRGNRALFTADREGGLGKTDIYEFSLDESIRPKIATFLRGVVKDSITDVPVYAKIDLIDVAQGDTIREIFSSKTDGRFLMSLPLDREYAAFVQAKGYLFKSQNFYLINLPEDTYFDLIIDMIPLKKDKKVVLQNIFFETGKYELKATSDAELQFLTYFMKTNPGIRIEIQGHTDDVGAPAANLVLSQNRANAVRDYLIGQGISAARIEANGYGETDPKVPNTSDENRALNRRTEFRIIELR; encoded by the coding sequence ATGACCATTCGCCCTTTGTCTTTTTTCCTGATTCTCCTCTCCCTGGTCCCCGTTTTGTCTTTTGCACAAAAACCCGATGACTTCGGGATAAAGTCAAAAAAAGCGCTCAATTTTTACCTGGACGGGATGAATTTTGCCCAGCGAAGAATGCGCGTCGAAGCCGACAAAGCATTTAAAGACGCCGTAGAAATTGAACCGGACTTTGCTCATGCGCATTTTCAACTGGGAACCAATGCTTACGCCCGGAAAGAATATGAAGATGCAAAACTCCACCTTGAAAAGGCCTATGAAATTGCGCCCACTGCATTTCAAAATATAGAATTTTACCTCGGCGAAGTCTATTTTCAGTCAGAAGAATACGCCCAGGCAGCAAAGTTTTATGAAATCTTTCTCCGAAGCGAAAAAGGCCGTACGCAGGATATCCGCAAGGCGACTTTATACCTTCGCAATGCGCGATTTGCCGCTGAGGCTATCCAGCACCCTGTAACTTTTGACCCGGTAAATATGGGAGAAAATGTAAACTCTGTCTATGACGATTACATCCCCTATATGACTGCCGATGACAACTATCTCCTTTTTGTCTCTCGTCGCCCCGAAAGTATTGGTGGTTACAACGCTTCCTATGGAGGCTATTCGGAGGACTTCTTTTATTGCGAATACAAAGATGGTCAGTGGACCCCCGCTAAAAACCTCGGTCCGCCAATCAACACTTCCCTCAATGAAGGCGCATCTGCGATCACCCAGGACGGAAAAGTGATATACTACACCGCCTGCAACCAACCCGACGGGTTTGGCGATTGCGATCTGTACTACGCCTTCAGACAGGATGATGGTTCGTGGAGTAAAGGCATCAACCTTGGCCCCAACATCAATACACGCAATAAAGAAACGCAACCCGCGCTCTCCCACGACGGAAAAACTTTATACTTCAGTTCGGCCCGGCCCGATGGCATGGGGATGGGCGATATATGGTATAGCGAATTTATTGACGGGAAATGGTCTGAAGCCAAAAATATGGGAGAACCCATCAACACTCCCGGCCATGAAGACGGGCCTTTTATTCACGCTGATGGTGTATCGCTCTATTTTTCCTCCAATTTCCATCCGGGGTTTGGACAGTCGGATCTTTTTGTCTCCTATAAAAACGCAGCTGGCGCCTGGTCTGAACCCAAAAACCTTGGGTATCCCATCAATACCGTAGCCAACGAAACCAATCTGTTTGTCAATACCCGGGGCAACCGCGCATTGTTTACCGCAGACCGGGAGGGCGGTCTGGGAAAAACTGATATTTATGAATTTTCGCTGGATGAAAGCATTCGCCCGAAAATCGCGACTTTCCTGCGGGGAGTCGTAAAAGACAGCATTACGGATGTGCCCGTTTATGCCAAAATCGACCTCATTGATGTAGCTCAGGGAGATACCATCCGGGAGATATTTTCGTCCAAAACAGATGGGAGATTTCTCATGAGCTTGCCACTCGATCGGGAATATGCGGCTTTTGTTCAGGCCAAAGGTTATTTATTTAAAAGCCAGAATTTTTACCTCATCAACCTGCCTGAAGACACCTATTTTGACCTGATTATCGATATGATCCCGTTGAAGAAGGACAAAAAAGTTGTATTACAGAATATCTTCTTTGAAACAGGAAAATATGAGTTGAAAGCAACATCTGATGCAGAGCTGCAATTCCTCACCTACTTCATGAAAACCAACCCTGGTATTCGCATCGAAATTCAGGGGCACACTGATGATGTGGGTGCGCCGGCGGCCAATCTTGTACTGAGCCAAAACCGGGCAAATGCAGTGAGAGATTATCTGATCGGACAGGGTATATCAGCGGCACGTATTGAAGCCAATGGGTATGGAGAAACCGATCCCAAAGTGCCCAATACATCTGACGAAAACCGGGCGCTCAACCGCCGCACCGAGTTCCGTATTATAGAACTCAGGTAA
- a CDS encoding DUF3857 domain-containing protein gives MNLCSRHLIFGLFFVFGQMVFLSAQIVRPPVIWGNVPKYEREMTEYPYDKNAPAVILCDWGVWYPVDMPAGIVRMKRHVRLKILHEAGVPYKDIRLVYNKSQGETITELNAQTINFGGGRRKTIPLKLKFLPEKDLGNGMAEKSFVFRDVSPGSIIEYSYSLKTKEVEHLKPWYFQSEIPTVYSEVQLLGFEPYRFDGVSQMLELSPPDDDRWVMKHTPALGKIPFVSSWNDCRIGLRFQLRDMMSVRDEQEEWRLITLDLQQGTLVSDDSAAERAIYSLAQSIVRNAVTEEEKIAAIHAHVRDHVRWNGISDTWVNQSASALYRSRVGNSAEVNMLMAHLLWNVGIPAYRCFVSTRDHGKPNKFPLRNQFNDVFILAKGDGQSFILDATEKDLPYDLPPRRLLNGATWVISDTTAYWSKMPDRFYAETTILSQLTMDDQGAFTGNVENIYKGYAAQDFRRQHAGKPEMKGQENPDLPVSVHPSVSLEGITRMDDNMLIFNPLMDYRKTINPFSEVTRICPLDFENLTKENYILNLEIPETYQVIRMPVSSRISLEGKAMYFEYLCENRNGVIQVRTTFEISQSLIYPEDYAAVKDFYEKMIARMEEEVVMIRKE, from the coding sequence ATGAACCTTTGTAGCCGGCATCTTATTTTTGGGTTGTTTTTTGTCTTCGGGCAAATGGTTTTCCTGTCTGCACAAATTGTCAGACCGCCTGTGATTTGGGGAAATGTGCCCAAATACGAGCGTGAGATGACGGAATACCCATACGACAAAAATGCCCCGGCGGTGATTCTCTGCGATTGGGGCGTCTGGTATCCGGTCGATATGCCCGCAGGAATTGTTCGCATGAAACGTCATGTCAGATTGAAAATTCTGCATGAAGCAGGAGTTCCTTATAAAGATATTCGGCTGGTATACAACAAAAGCCAGGGCGAGACTATCACTGAACTCAATGCCCAAACGATCAACTTCGGGGGAGGCCGTAGGAAAACAATTCCGCTTAAACTAAAATTTTTACCTGAAAAAGACCTCGGCAATGGGATGGCGGAGAAGAGTTTTGTGTTTCGGGATGTATCTCCCGGGTCGATTATCGAATACTCTTATTCGCTCAAAACCAAAGAAGTTGAGCACCTGAAACCCTGGTATTTTCAATCGGAGATTCCTACCGTTTACAGTGAGGTACAGTTGCTGGGGTTTGAGCCATATCGATTTGACGGGGTATCACAAATGCTGGAGTTATCTCCGCCTGACGATGACCGTTGGGTCATGAAACATACCCCAGCCCTTGGTAAAATACCGTTTGTCTCCAGTTGGAATGATTGCCGAATCGGCCTCAGGTTTCAACTGCGGGATATGATGTCTGTCCGGGATGAACAGGAAGAGTGGCGGCTGATCACGCTTGATCTTCAGCAGGGAACGCTGGTTTCCGATGATTCGGCAGCGGAAAGGGCGATTTATTCGCTTGCCCAGAGTATTGTGAGAAATGCTGTGACAGAAGAGGAAAAAATTGCAGCGATTCATGCGCATGTACGGGATCATGTGCGGTGGAACGGGATTTCTGACACGTGGGTAAACCAGTCCGCTTCTGCATTATACCGCTCACGGGTCGGGAATAGCGCAGAAGTCAATATGCTGATGGCGCATTTGTTATGGAATGTGGGCATTCCTGCTTACCGGTGTTTTGTGTCTACCCGGGATCATGGCAAACCCAATAAATTTCCTCTGCGCAATCAGTTTAATGATGTGTTTATCCTCGCCAAAGGCGACGGTCAGTCTTTTATTCTCGATGCAACGGAAAAAGATTTGCCCTACGACCTTCCGCCGCGCCGTCTGCTCAATGGTGCCACCTGGGTGATCTCCGACACTACTGCTTACTGGAGCAAAATGCCGGATCGTTTTTATGCAGAAACTACCATACTAAGTCAGCTGACAATGGATGACCAGGGCGCATTTACGGGGAATGTGGAAAATATTTACAAGGGCTATGCTGCACAGGATTTCCGGCGGCAGCATGCAGGTAAACCCGAAATGAAAGGGCAGGAAAACCCCGATCTGCCGGTATCCGTTCATCCATCGGTTTCATTGGAAGGAATAACCCGCATGGATGATAATATGCTCATATTTAATCCGCTGATGGACTACCGTAAAACCATAAATCCATTCTCAGAAGTTACCCGTATCTGTCCGCTGGATTTTGAAAATCTTACCAAAGAGAATTATATCCTCAATCTGGAAATACCGGAAACCTACCAGGTAATCCGGATGCCGGTGAGTTCACGTATATCACTGGAAGGTAAAGCGATGTATTTTGAGTATCTCTGCGAAAACCGAAATGGAGTGATACAGGTGCGCACTACCTTTGAGATTTCACAAAGTTTGATTTACCCCGAAGACTATGCTGCTGTAAAGGATTTTTACGAAAAAATGATTGCCCGCATGGAAGAAGAGGTTGTCATGATCCGAAAAGAATGA